The following are encoded together in the Glycine max cultivar Williams 82 chromosome 8, Glycine_max_v4.0, whole genome shotgun sequence genome:
- the LOC100809213 gene encoding putative disease resistance protein At1g59780 produces the protein MLNRDPVKGVFVKFKLFQVLDLEGIKGVKGQSLPKEVGNLLWLKFLSLKRTRIQILPSSLGNLDNLQFLNLQTVNKVTVEIPNVICKLKRLRHLYLPNWCGNATNNLQLENLANLQTIVNFLACKCDVKDLLKLKKLRKLVLKDPRHFQKFSESFSPPNKRLDCLLSLSLRTDMLSFPENVVDVEKLVLGCPSLRKLQVEGWMERLPAASLFPPQLSKLTLWGCRLVQDPLLTLEKLLNLKFLNGWDMFVGKKMACSPNGFPQLKVLVLRGLPNLDQWTIEDQAMPNLYRLSISDCNNLKTVPDGLKFITSLRELEIRWMPKSFKTRLGTAGEDYHKVQHVPSIVFLN, from the coding sequence ATGCTAAATAGGGATCCAGTCAAAGGTGTTTTTGTGAAGTTCAAATTATTTCAAGTTCTAGATCTTGAGGGAATTAAGGGGGTGAAGGGACAGTCATTGCCTAAAGAAGTGGGAAATCTTTTATGGTTGAAGTTTCTGAGTCTAAAAAGGACTCGCATACAGATACTGCCATCTTCCTTGGGCAATTTGGATAATTTGCAATTCCTAAATTTGCAAACTGTCAATAAAGTAACCGTGGAAATTCCAAATGTAATATGTAAGTTGAAACGGTTGAGGCATCTATATCTTCCAAATTGGTGTGGGAATGCTACTAACAACCTGCAACTGGAAAATCTGGCCAATTTACAGACAATAGTAAATTTTCTTGCCTGCAAATGTGATGTAAAAGATCTATTGAAGTTGAAAAAACTCAGAAAGCTAGTACTGAAGGACCCAAGACATTTTCAAAAGTTTAGTGAAAGTTTCAGTCCCCCTAATAAAAGGTTGGATTGCCTTTTATCCTTGTCTTTAAGGACTGACATGCTTTCCTTCCCTGAAAATGTTGTAGATGTTGAAAAATTGGTGCTAGGCTGTCCTTCCCTTCGAAAATTGCAGGTCGAAGGGTGGATGGAAAGGCTGCCAGCAGCCTCACTGTTTCCTCCACAGCTTTCAAAGTTGACTCTATGGGGATGTAGACTTGTGCAAGACCCATTGTTAACATTAGAGAAGCTTCTTAACTTGAAGTTTCTAAATGGGTGGGATATGTTTGTCGGAAAGAAAATGGCATGCTCACCAAATGGTTTTCCTCAACTAAAGGTTCTAGTACTTCGTGGCTTACCTAATTTAGATCAGTGGACTATAGAGGACCAAGCCATGCCTAATCTTTACCGATTGAGTATATCCGATTGCAACAATTTAAAGACAGTTCCTGATGGACTAAAATTTATCACTAGTCTTCGGGAGCTGGAAATCAGATGGATGCCTAAATCATTCAAGACCAGGCTTGGAACTGCTGGAGAGGATTACCACAAAGTCCAACATGTGCCATCGATTGTATTTTTGAACTAA
- the LOC100779638 gene encoding isoflavone 7-O-methyltransferase: MASSNGRKASEIFQGQALIYRHMFAFIDSMCLKTIIELGIPDIIHKHGQPITLSELVSILHVPPARVGHVQSLMHYLSHHRFFESVRIHEKEAYALTAASELLVKSSELSLAPMVEYILDPTLSASFHQMKKWVYEEDLSVFDISLGCSLWDFLNKNPAYNESFNEAMARDSQMSNLALRDCKLVFEGLESIVDVGGGTGATARMISEAFPDLKCVVLDRPHVLENLSESNNLTYVGGDMFKSIPKADAVLLKWILHDWTDKDCIKILENCKEAISSNNGKRGKIIVIDMVIQEKQDEHKVTELKLLWDVAMACVLNGKERNEEEWKKLFMEAGFQDYKISPLTGFLSLIEIYP, translated from the exons ATGGCTTCTAGCAATGGCCGAAAAGCAAGTGAGATCTTTCAAGGCCAAGCTCTCATATACAGACACATGTTTGCCTTCATAGATTCTATGTGCCTCAAAACGATTATTGAGCTTGGAATACCAGACATAATCCACAAGCACGGCCAACCCATTACTCTTTCTGAGTTGGTGTCAATTCTACATGTTCCACCAGCTAGAGTAGGTCACGTTCAGAGCCTCATGCACTACCTGTCACACCATAGATTCTTTGAAAGTGTAAGAATCCATGAAAAAGAAGCATATGCTCTCACTGCTGCTTCAGAGCTACTTGTAAAAAGCAGTGAACTTTCTTTAGCTCCAATGGTTGAGTACATCCTTGATCCAACTCTATCAGCTTCATTCCATCAAATGAAAAAGTGGGTTTATGAGGAAGATCTCTCAGTATTTGATATCTCCTTAGGGTGTAGTTTATGGGATTTTCTTAACAAAAACCCTGCATACAACGAGTCATTCAATGAGGCAATGGCTAGAGATTCTCAAATGAGTAATTTGGCATTGAGAGATTGCAAGTTGGTGTTTGAGGGACTGGAATCCATTGTGGATGTTGGTGGTGGAACTGGAGCCACTGCCAGGATGATCTCTGAAGCATTTCCTGACTTGAAATGCGTTGTGCTTGACCGTCCTCACGTTCTGGAGAACTTGTCCGAAAGCAACAATTTGACATATGTTGGTGGGGACATGTTCAAATCTATTCCTAAGGCTGATGCAGTTCTGCTTAAg TGGATTCTTCATGATTGGACTGATAAAGACTGCATAAAGATATTAGAGAATTGTAAAGAAGCTATTTCTTCAAATAATggcaaaagaggaaaaataatcgTCATAGATATGGTGATACAAGAAAAGCAAGATGAGCATAAAGTTACAGAACTAAAGCTCCTTTGGGATGTAGCCATGGCATGTGTATtaaatggaaaagagagaaatgaagaagaatggaagaaactCTTCATGGAAGCAGGGTTCCAAGACTACAAAATATCTCCCTTGACCGGGTTTCTGTCTCTTATTGAGATCTATCCTTag